Proteins co-encoded in one Microbacterium hydrocarbonoxydans genomic window:
- a CDS encoding histidine kinase, producing the protein MASSLATGDRSDVTRLGKGEKLSTIERIAVLAVLGTILVFDIVGLFLPPGLEPLTAVISIASSAVLILYLWSPLVATCALGVVFALSFVSGTQAQVLTTAAFAAGLIMRLGWTSLVLSYVGVFLVASALVATGGTTEVFRVSIFLVGAAVSGAVGYALRLAFARGRTLEVQLAEKAEQERQAVLAERRWIAGELHDSIAHHLTVVSLHVQMLDDDRAGASSQEAIRIAARKAMTDLRFVIDLADDGPRSTGMPSGDLAASIDEAAEEFESAGHPVLLNGDPTDERIPRAAEIILARIMRESATNALKYAGQGEIAIDLDVSDESAVLTVASPLSATPRRELSSSRTGIGRMAERVLGASGTFDAGEIGGRWVVSARLPIARV; encoded by the coding sequence ATGGCTTCAAGTCTTGCGACGGGTGATCGTTCCGACGTCACCCGACTCGGTAAGGGCGAGAAGCTCAGCACGATCGAACGGATCGCCGTTCTGGCGGTCCTCGGTACGATCCTCGTCTTCGACATCGTCGGACTGTTCCTCCCTCCGGGGTTGGAGCCGCTGACCGCAGTCATCAGCATCGCTTCCAGTGCGGTTCTGATCCTGTATCTCTGGTCGCCCCTCGTCGCGACATGCGCCCTCGGCGTCGTGTTCGCACTCTCATTCGTCTCCGGCACTCAAGCCCAGGTGCTGACCACAGCCGCATTCGCGGCAGGTCTGATCATGCGGCTCGGGTGGACCTCGTTGGTCCTCTCTTATGTCGGAGTATTCCTCGTCGCTTCCGCGCTGGTGGCAACCGGCGGCACGACTGAGGTCTTCCGTGTCAGCATCTTCCTCGTCGGCGCCGCAGTATCCGGCGCGGTCGGCTACGCACTTCGTCTCGCCTTCGCCCGAGGGCGGACACTCGAAGTGCAACTGGCCGAAAAAGCCGAGCAAGAACGACAAGCAGTCCTCGCCGAGCGACGATGGATCGCCGGCGAGTTGCACGACAGCATCGCGCACCACCTGACGGTGGTGTCGCTGCACGTGCAGATGCTCGACGACGATCGGGCCGGCGCCTCTTCTCAGGAGGCCATCCGCATCGCCGCACGAAAAGCCATGACCGATCTGCGCTTCGTGATCGATCTCGCCGACGACGGCCCCCGCTCGACGGGCATGCCCTCGGGCGACCTCGCCGCATCCATCGATGAAGCTGCAGAGGAGTTCGAGTCCGCGGGTCATCCGGTTCTCCTCAACGGCGACCCGACCGACGAGCGCATTCCGCGTGCGGCCGAGATCATCCTCGCCCGCATCATGCGCGAGTCCGCCACCAATGCCCTCAAGTACGCAGGCCAGGGCGAGATCGCGATCGACCTCGACGTGAGCGACGAGTCCGCGGTGCTCACCGTCGCCAGCCCGCTCTCTGCGACCCCGCGTCGCGAGCTCTCGTCGAGCCGCACCGGCATCGGCCGGATGGCCGAGAGGGTGCTGGGCGCCAGCGGCACTTTCGACGCCGGCGAGATCGGCGGACGCTGGGTCGTCTCGGCTCGTCTGCCCATCGCGCGCGTCTGA
- a CDS encoding GntR family transcriptional regulator, which produces MAEAVYTQIAEELRSQIQAGALRPGDDVPTEAELAQRWRTSRGPVRNALAALKAEGLIDTGRGRPARVVSQKASQAVDVSVPFTRWARELGVQPGAQTQELSLRRAGDRAELLGVSPDDIIVSVVRLRLLDGRPTMLERLFFTEPVGRLLFAVDPDEISITEYLGSQGHPIVGLQHQIDAVAADEQDATLLQVPQGTPILRLSRISRDAQGRIFEASEDRYLSEVVRFTVAASGISTDGHYMRAVGG; this is translated from the coding sequence GTGGCCGAAGCTGTATACACCCAGATCGCCGAGGAGCTGCGCTCGCAGATCCAGGCGGGCGCCCTGCGCCCCGGAGACGACGTTCCCACCGAAGCCGAACTCGCTCAACGATGGCGCACCTCGCGAGGCCCCGTCAGGAACGCGCTCGCCGCCCTCAAGGCTGAGGGACTGATCGACACCGGACGAGGCCGCCCCGCCCGCGTCGTCTCGCAGAAGGCCAGCCAGGCGGTCGATGTCTCGGTGCCCTTCACCCGCTGGGCGCGTGAGCTCGGCGTCCAGCCGGGAGCGCAGACCCAGGAGCTGAGCCTCAGACGCGCCGGGGACCGGGCCGAGCTGCTCGGCGTCTCGCCGGACGACATCATCGTGAGCGTCGTGCGACTGCGCCTGCTCGACGGTCGCCCGACGATGCTCGAGCGGCTGTTCTTCACCGAGCCGGTCGGGCGCCTGCTCTTCGCCGTGGACCCGGACGAGATCTCGATCACCGAGTACCTCGGCTCGCAGGGGCACCCGATCGTCGGACTCCAGCACCAGATAGACGCGGTGGCGGCCGACGAGCAGGACGCGACACTGCTGCAGGTTCCGCAGGGAACGCCGATTCTGCGCCTCAGCCGCATCTCACGCGACGCGCAGGGACGGATCTTCGAGGCCTCGGAAGACAGGTACCTCAGCGAGGTGGTGCGCTTCACCGTGGCGGCATCCGGAATCTCCACGGATGGGCACTACATGAGGGCGGTCGGCGGCTGA